One window of the Lodderomyces elongisporus chromosome 6, complete sequence genome contains the following:
- a CDS encoding uncharacterized protein (MEROPS:MER0200434), with the protein MSLISAIKTPATTTPAKAAIIFLHGLGDSGDGWSFLPQIINQTKLIPTDVANSINYVFPNAPQIPITVNGGMRMPGWFDIYEFGNPNARQDVVGFFKTITDVVKELIDEQINKYNIPAEKIIIGGFSQGAAISLATLATLNFKIGGVVALSGFCSPPVAEELEKKYLVSDVNFNTPVFQGHGTADPIIAYDFGKKTSEYYKTKLGFKNLQFHTYSGVAHSASEEELVDVVKFIKDIIAK; encoded by the coding sequence ATGAGTTTGATTTCAGCTATTAAAACTCCTGCTACAACCACCCCTGCAAAAGCAGCAATCATCTTCTTACACGGTCTTGGTGACTCTGGAGACGGATGGAGCTTTTTACCACAAATTATCaaccaaacaaaattgaTCCCCACAGATGTGGCAAACTCCATCAACTACGTATTTCCCAACGCACCACAGATCCCCATAACTGTCAATGGAGGTATGAGAATGCCAGGCTGGTTTGACATTTACGAGTTTGGTAACCCCAATGCCCGCCAGGATGTAGTTggctttttcaaaacaatcaCCGATGTCGTTAAGGAATTGATTGACGAACAAATCAACAAGTACAACATCCCAGCAGAAAAAATCATCATTGGCGGATTCAGTCAAGGTGCCGCCATCTCATTGGCAACATTGGCAACATTAAACTTCAAGATTGGCGGAGTTGTTGCCTTATCGGGATTCTGCTCTCCACCAGTAGCTGAAGAATTGGAGAAAAAATACTTGGTAAGTGACGTCAACTTTAACACACCAGTTTTCCAAGGCCACGGCACTGCTGATCCAATTATTGCATACGACTTTGGTAAAAAGACTAGTGAATACTACAAGACAAAGTTGGGCTTCAAAAACTTGCAATTCCACACTTACAGCGGAGTAGCACACAGCGCTAGCGAGGAAGAATTGGTTGATGTCGTCAAGTTCATCAAGGACATTATCGCAAAGTAA
- the COX18 gene encoding Cytochrome c oxidase assembly protein cox18, mitochondrial codes for MIARSAARYNLTHRCGSILPFQLQPQISLQSQQQQQQQQQTSHVPLQFTQVRQLSSFDHNAIITGFTESFQTIHEYTHLPWWALIPLSTFALRSVWTLPLAIMQRKRIQKQSSLKPIVSALGPVLKMNLAKRVQQAKTLSQKPETEDHTRAAQAPLANMTYEQILLLSTKEVRKRQKVLFKKHGVQIWKNFLLPACQIPLWIIMSLTMRDLSGWSSWDNIHNKALDPSLYTEGCLWFQDLTIADSAHIFPVILGIISLCNIEWTFKTLELSRLTQKLKYRPTLTDAVANFSRLSIVFMMAISIHAPAALTLYWISSQFFSLIQNIWLDLKIPITYSPKKRF; via the coding sequence ATGATAGCTAGGTCTGCTGCACGTTATAATTTAACTCATAGATGTGGATCAATCCTACCGTTTCAGCTACAGCCACAAATACTGCTACaactgcagcagcagcagcagcagcaacaacaaacactgCATGTACCGCTTCAATTTACACAAGTACGACAGCTCTCCTCATTTGACCACAATGCCATAATAACAGGTTTTACTGAATCCTTCCAGACCATTCATGAATACACTCATTTACCATGGTGGGCTCTAATCCCCTTGAGTACATTTGCATTGAGATCAGTATGGACATTGCCCTTGGCCATAATGCAGAGAAAGAggatacaaaaacagagtTCATTAAAACCCATAGTTAGTGCACTTGGCCCAGTGCTTAAGATGAATCTTGCCAAAAGGGTTCAGCAGGCCAAAACACTTCTGCAGAAACCAGAAACTGAGGACCATACAAGGGCCGCTCAGGCACCATTGGCAAATATGACCTACGAGCAAATATTATTGTTGAGTACAAAAGAAGTGCGGAAACGTCAAAAAGTATTATTCAAAAAACACGGTGTTCAGATATGGAAGAATTTCCTTTTACCTGCATGCCAGATCCCGCTTTGGATTATTATGTCATTGACTATGCGTGATTTGAGCGGTTGGTCATCTTGGGATAATATACACAACAAGGCTTTGGACCCTAGTCTTTATACCGAAGGTTGTCTTTGGTTCCAGGACCTTACTATTGCAGATCTGGCGCATATTTTCCCAGTGATATTGGGAATTATTTCCTTGTGCAATATCGAGTGGACTTTCAAGACATTGGAGCTTTCGCGTTTAACACAGAAGTTGAAATACAGACCAACGTTGACAGATGCAGTGGCCAATTTCTCAAGGTTATCAATTGTGTTTATGATGGCAATCTCTATACATGCACCAGCGGCATTGACATTGTATTGGATCAGCTCCCAGTTTTTTTCACTCATTCAAAATATATGGcttgatttgaaaatacCAATAACCTATTCTCCAAAAAAGAGGTTTTAA
- the SPT4 gene encoding transcription elongation factor spt4 (BUSCO:EOG09265BBJ): protein MSTKSERACMLCGIIQPMKKFKAIGCPNCESLLHFASDSAQIAECTSPSFEGLVALGQDNKGSWVARWLRIDSFVPGLYAVKVNGKLPLDVVDSLERADVYYRPRDGTAED, encoded by the coding sequence ATGTCGACGAAATCGGAAAGAGCATGCATGCTATGCGGAATCATACAGCCAATGAAAAAGTTTAAAGCTATTGGGTGCCCCAACTGCGAGTCGTTATTGCATTTTGCCAGCGATAGTGCACAGATAGCAGAGTGCACATCACCATCTTTTGAAGGCTTGGTGGCACTTGGCCAAGATAATAAAGGGTCATGGGTGGCGAGGTGGCTAAGGATAGATAGTTTCGTACCCGGACTATACGCTGTGAAAGTTAATGGAAAATTACCACTCGATGTGGTGGACAGTTTGGAGCGAGCTGATGTGTATTATAGGCCTCGAGATGGAACGGCCGAGGATTag